The DNA sequence GGTGAATTCCTCGTGCTGCTCGGTTCTTCCGGATGTGGCAAGTCGACCCTGCTCAATGCCATCGCCGGTCTCGGCGATATCTCCGGCGGGGAAGTCTGGATCTCCGATAAGGATGTGACATGGGCAGAGCCGAAGGACCGCGGAATAGGCATGGTCTTTCAGTCCTATGCGCTCTACCCGCGTATGACTGTCGAGCAGAACATGAGTTTTGGCCTGAAGATCAAGGGGCTTAAGACGGACCATATCCGCGAGCGGGTTCAAAGCACCGCTTCTCTGCTGCAGATCGAACACTTGCTGAAGCGCCGCCCCGCAGATCTTTCCGGCGGGCAGCGCCAGCGCGTTGCCATCGGCCGGGCGCTGGTGCGCGAGGTCGACGTGTTCCTGTTCGACGAACCCCTGTCCAATCTCGATGCGCAGCTGCGCTCGGAACTGCGTGTTGAAATCAAGAAACTGCACCACAGCCTCGGCAACACCATGATCTACGTGACGCATGATCAGGTGGAGGCGATGACACTCGCCGACCGGATAGCCGTGATGAAAAACGGCCAGATCCAGCAATTGGCGCCGCCCGCCGAGGTCTATGCGCGTCCGGCCAATCTCTTCGTCGCAGGGTTTCTCGGTTCGCCGAAGATGAACTTTCTTCAGGGTACGCTGTCCACGCAGCAGGGCAAACCGGTCTTCACTTGCGGCCAGACCCACATTGATCTTTCTGCCGCCGCCATTACCAGCA is a window from the Pararhizobium gei genome containing:
- a CDS encoding ABC transporter ATP-binding protein, with product MTMNTTAKTSVSVRDLTIAYGNTTVLDKLSLDVAHGEFLVLLGSSGCGKSTLLNAIAGLGDISGGEVWISDKDVTWAEPKDRGIGMVFQSYALYPRMTVEQNMSFGLKIKGLKTDHIRERVQSTASLLQIEHLLKRRPADLSGGQRQRVAIGRALVREVDVFLFDEPLSNLDAQLRSELRVEIKKLHHSLGNTMIYVTHDQVEAMTLADRIAVMKNGQIQQLAPPAEVYARPANLFVAGFLGSPKMNFLQGTLSTQQGKPVFTCGQTHIDLSAAAITSTAYQGEATLGIRPEHLAIVSGAGAPGQKQQLEGSVSLIEPLGAETIVWVNFQGASLTIRTTAYIVPSVGDRVSFSLDLTRASVFAADSGLRL